Proteins encoded together in one bacterium window:
- the rsmH gene encoding 16S rRNA (cytosine(1402)-N(4))-methyltransferase RsmH, producing the protein MTDLNIDKKRRVRYRGTHPRRFGEKYKELNPLVYSEEVTKVVERGQTPAGMHRPILVNEVLEALALKPGMRGLDATLGYGGHAQELLKRIIPDGRLIGIDVDPLELPRTEARLRELGFSEDVLLVRRLNFAGVLKLLPEAGGGFDFVLADLGVSSMQLDNPSRGFSFKTKSPLDLRLNPGRGQPASTVLKSITQEELTQILISNADEPHADEIAEVMFANRLKIDSTSQLVDLVTQALRRLPEQTRREETKKSLQRTFQALRIAVNDEFAVLDQFLSLLPVCLSTGARVAILTFHSGEDRRVKKSFQEGFRSGIYSEIAVEPIRPSAEECRANSRATCAKLRWAIKG; encoded by the coding sequence ATGACCGACCTCAATATTGATAAAAAACGCAGAGTGCGATACAGGGGGACACATCCCCGGCGCTTTGGGGAAAAATACAAGGAGCTGAATCCGCTGGTCTATTCCGAGGAAGTCACGAAGGTCGTAGAGCGAGGACAGACTCCTGCCGGAATGCATCGGCCGATTCTTGTCAATGAGGTGCTCGAGGCACTCGCTTTAAAACCGGGTATGAGGGGGCTTGATGCGACTCTCGGCTATGGTGGTCACGCGCAGGAACTGCTGAAACGGATTATTCCCGACGGCCGACTCATTGGCATTGATGTGGATCCTTTGGAACTGCCCAGAACAGAAGCCCGGCTGCGAGAGCTCGGGTTTTCTGAAGATGTTCTTTTAGTGCGGCGGTTGAACTTTGCAGGGGTGCTTAAGCTTTTACCTGAAGCGGGGGGAGGATTTGATTTTGTGTTGGCAGATCTGGGGGTCTCGTCAATGCAGTTGGATAATCCGTCCCGAGGATTTTCTTTTAAAACTAAGTCTCCGCTGGATCTCCGGCTCAATCCCGGCCGGGGGCAGCCAGCATCAACGGTGCTCAAGTCAATCACCCAGGAGGAATTAACGCAAATTCTTATCTCAAATGCCGATGAACCCCATGCCGACGAAATTGCAGAAGTGATGTTTGCGAACAGATTGAAAATTGACTCAACCTCGCAGCTTGTGGATCTTGTGACGCAGGCCTTGCGACGCCTCCCTGAACAAACCAGGCGTGAAGAGACTAAAAAATCGTTGCAGAGAACTTTCCAGGCGTTGCGCATTGCCGTTAATGACGAATTTGCCGTGCTTGATCAGTTTCTAAGTCTTCTGCCCGTATGTTTATCCACAGGCGCACGTGTTGCCATTCTGACTTTCCATTCCGGTGAAGACCGACGCGTGAAAAAGTCTTTTCAAGAAGGATTCCGTTCGGGAATCTACTCAGAAATTGCCGTCGAACCTATCCGGCCCTCGGCAGAGGAGTGCCGGGCAAATTCCCGGGCAACCTGTGCGAAACTCCGCTGGGCAATAAAAGGGTGA
- the cmk gene encoding (d)CMP kinase: MLNKVIAIDGPSASGKSTVARKVGTRLGYQYVDSGALYRGLAWKAVESGCEPSDSVAVVAAMKRMAFDFFVENGAVRYRIDGYEPREEIRAEKVNETVSFVAAIPEIRAQVTQWLQGMIRFGNLVMEGRDIGTVVFPDAAAKFYLDASPEERARRRHAELNPERVSSNVGQVMVSLTTRDKRDSGRKTAPLKLAEDAQVVDTTGLSIDQVVEEIVQRLTICP; this comes from the coding sequence GTGCTGAATAAAGTAATTGCGATTGACGGCCCGTCGGCCTCGGGGAAATCTACAGTGGCTCGAAAAGTGGGGACCCGGTTGGGCTATCAATATGTGGACTCCGGTGCTTTATACCGAGGACTCGCCTGGAAGGCGGTCGAATCCGGTTGTGAGCCCTCTGACTCGGTGGCAGTTGTTGCGGCGATGAAGCGGATGGCCTTTGATTTCTTTGTCGAGAATGGTGCGGTTCGCTATCGGATCGATGGCTATGAGCCCCGCGAGGAGATCCGGGCGGAGAAGGTGAATGAAACTGTTAGTTTTGTTGCAGCAATCCCAGAGATCCGCGCGCAGGTAACCCAGTGGCTGCAGGGGATGATCAGATTCGGGAATCTGGTGATGGAAGGGCGCGACATAGGAACGGTGGTCTTCCCCGATGCTGCCGCCAAATTCTATTTGGATGCCAGTCCGGAGGAGCGTGCCCGCCGGCGCCATGCAGAACTTAATCCAGAAAGGGTGTCCTCAAATGTCGGGCAGGTAATGGTTTCGCTGACGACCCGAGATAAGCGGGATTCTGGCAGAAAAACCGCACCGTTAAAACTGGCAGAAGATGCCCAGGTGGTGGATACCACGGGCCTGAGTATTGACCAGGTTGTGGAAGAAATTGTTCAAAGATTGACAATTTGCCCATAA
- a CDS encoding 2-isopropylmalate synthase, with protein MSTKNDKDRIIIFDTTLRDGEQAPGCSLNQREKLEIARALAAMKVDVIEAGFPIASPDDFDAVNQIAGSIKGPTIAALARIIEKDIERAGHAIAPAAKKRIHTFSSGSDIHLVNIMKMTRAQNIERSVKAIKFALTFTDDVEYSAQDTTRSDRDYLVDLYTAVAEAGATTLNIPDTVGYAIPEDYGNMIGYIAERVKAQVPGVIISVHCHNDLGMAVANSLAAVRAGARQVECTINGLGERAGNTSLEEIVMAIRTRNDYFHLHTNVETKEIFRVSRMVSRLTGMTVQRNKAIVGANAFAHESGVHQDGVLKERTTYEIMRPEDIGIEGSDLVLGKHSGRHAFRDKLAKMGIKLTDTEIENAYHRFIELADKKKNIYDDDLLAIARDQMDVVENAFILDYLHVSAGTSTIPTATLRLKRGKEVFQDAGCGDGPVDAALKTIDRITKVKGKLLDFSLQAISVGKDAMGEVTVRVAFGDDIVSAKAASTDIVEASTKAYLSCVNRLLFNREVREKTPKTKESGI; from the coding sequence ATGAGCACAAAGAATGATAAAGACCGGATAATAATTTTTGACACTACGCTTCGCGATGGCGAACAAGCACCCGGCTGCAGCCTGAACCAACGTGAGAAGCTGGAGATTGCCCGAGCCCTCGCCGCGATGAAAGTCGATGTGATCGAGGCAGGCTTTCCCATCGCCTCACCTGACGATTTCGACGCCGTTAACCAGATCGCCGGAAGCATCAAAGGGCCGACGATTGCCGCCCTCGCCCGCATTATTGAAAAAGACATTGAGCGGGCGGGTCATGCCATTGCCCCGGCCGCCAAAAAGCGCATCCATACCTTCAGTTCCGGCAGCGACATCCACCTGGTGAATATCATGAAGATGACCCGTGCTCAAAATATCGAGCGCTCGGTCAAGGCGATCAAATTTGCACTCACGTTTACTGACGACGTTGAATATTCCGCCCAGGATACTACCCGATCCGACCGTGACTATCTGGTGGATCTCTATACCGCGGTGGCAGAGGCTGGCGCCACCACCCTGAACATCCCGGATACCGTCGGGTACGCCATCCCGGAGGATTACGGAAACATGATCGGCTACATTGCGGAACGCGTGAAGGCCCAGGTTCCGGGGGTGATCATTTCAGTCCATTGCCATAATGATCTCGGTATGGCCGTAGCGAATTCTCTGGCGGCCGTCCGCGCCGGCGCACGGCAGGTCGAGTGTACCATAAACGGCCTCGGCGAACGTGCGGGCAACACTTCGTTAGAGGAGATTGTCATGGCAATCCGTACACGTAATGACTACTTCCACCTCCACACTAATGTGGAAACCAAGGAAATTTTCCGGGTCAGCCGCATGGTCAGCCGTTTGACGGGAATGACCGTTCAACGCAACAAGGCCATTGTGGGCGCCAACGCCTTTGCTCACGAGTCCGGTGTCCATCAGGATGGTGTCCTCAAAGAACGCACGACGTATGAAATCATGCGCCCTGAAGATATTGGGATCGAAGGCTCCGATCTCGTCCTGGGCAAACATTCCGGGCGTCATGCGTTCCGCGATAAGCTTGCCAAAATGGGGATAAAGTTAACGGATACCGAAATCGAGAATGCCTACCATCGGTTTATCGAACTTGCCGACAAGAAAAAGAACATCTACGACGATGACCTTCTGGCTATCGCCCGGGACCAGATGGACGTGGTCGAAAATGCATTTATTCTGGACTACCTCCATGTCTCGGCAGGCACCAGCACCATTCCCACCGCTACCCTCCGGCTGAAACGCGGCAAGGAGGTTTTCCAAGATGCCGGATGCGGCGATGGACCGGTCGATGCGGCACTCAAAACCATTGATCGCATTACCAAGGTTAAGGGCAAGTTACTCGACTTCTCGCTTCAAGCCATCTCGGTTGGCAAGGATGCCATGGGTGAAGTCACGGTTCGTGTTGCCTTTGGTGATGACATCGTGAGCGCCAAAGCGGCCAGTACGGATATTGTAGAGGCCAGCACCAAAGCATACCTTTCCTGCGTCAACCGACTGCTTTTTAACCGTGAGGTCCGAGAGAAAACCCCGAAGACAAAGGAAAGCGGCATATGA
- the aroE gene encoding shikimate dehydrogenase, which translates to MRALSGHTQPFAVLGHPIGHTLSPVMHNAALESLKMDAIYLAFDVAPAALLTVLPAMKAMGFGGVNLTVPLKEVAFKGLSDLDDSARRLGAVNTVEFTNQGLRGHNTDGKGFLTAIKEAFNYSIKGQTLFVMGCGGAGRAVAITAASEGAERLILADIDEGRCQSVARDIALLVPSAKIEMAGTTPEKWAQKTQQAGLIIQASPVGMKAEDVCPLPPSAFKTGQLAFDLVYNRPETCFTRAATASGVKAVNGLGMLLYQGAEAFTIWTKKEAAVEVMRKALEKALYG; encoded by the coding sequence ATGAGAGCGCTAAGCGGCCATACTCAACCCTTTGCTGTGTTAGGCCACCCCATTGGCCACACCTTGTCGCCCGTCATGCACAATGCTGCCTTGGAGTCATTGAAAATGGATGCTATTTACCTAGCATTCGATGTTGCCCCGGCGGCGCTACTGACGGTTCTGCCGGCCATGAAGGCCATGGGATTCGGAGGTGTCAATCTCACGGTCCCTTTAAAAGAAGTAGCCTTTAAGGGACTATCTGATTTGGACGACTCTGCGCGGCGCCTGGGCGCAGTCAACACGGTAGAGTTCACAAATCAGGGGTTACGTGGCCACAACACGGACGGCAAAGGCTTTCTGACAGCCATCAAAGAAGCCTTTAATTATTCAATAAAAGGGCAAACCCTGTTTGTGATGGGCTGTGGAGGAGCTGGGCGCGCCGTGGCCATTACCGCAGCAAGCGAAGGAGCCGAACGCTTGATTCTTGCAGATATCGATGAAGGCCGCTGCCAGAGTGTGGCCCGCGACATTGCGCTCCTGGTACCCTCCGCCAAAATCGAAATGGCCGGAACGACTCCGGAGAAATGGGCACAGAAAACCCAGCAAGCAGGCTTGATCATTCAAGCCTCACCAGTGGGAATGAAAGCCGAGGATGTCTGTCCCCTTCCCCCGTCCGCATTTAAAACAGGGCAACTCGCATTTGACCTTGTCTATAACCGGCCAGAGACCTGTTTCACGCGGGCGGCTACTGCAAGCGGAGTAAAAGCGGTTAACGGATTGGGCATGCTTTTATATCAGGGGGCCGAAGCCTTCACGATCTGGACAAAAAAAGAGGCCGCTGTTGAGGTGATGCGAAAGGCCTTGGAGAAAGCCTTGTACGGTTAA
- a CDS encoding CusA/CzcA family heavy metal efflux RND transporter: MFDKFIQVILQQRLLIILGTVLLAFLGILAWKQLPIDAFPDVTNVQVMILTKAPGLAAVDVEELVSYPIEQVMGGLPKVKQVRSLSKAELSQVVIIFEDGVDTYWTRQIVSERLAIARDRLPPGVDPELGPISTGLGEILQYTVESEKHDAMELRTIQDWLIAPRLKPTPGVNEVNSFGGYVKQYQVLVSPEKLIKYGLTANEVVEAVERNNANAAGGIIVRGWEQFYLRGVGLLKDLPDIGSIVLMAQDGTPVFLRDVADITIGSEPRQGAVTRDGKGEVVAGMIIMLKGENSQDVVSRVKVAIGKLDSALPEGVRVNVFYDRTSLIDACIRTVVDATLEGGIFVILILFLFVAELRTALVVVFSLPFTFLVSFIIMGWTGLSSNLMSLGGLAFSVGMVVDASIVVVENIRRHLAEKHEGADKRQIVVGAVVEVARPVAFSVLIIVVILVPLFTLQGVEGKMFAPMAFTMLIALLVSLAVALTVIPVISASVLKLAPEKEFKIIRRLHEWYLRVLERAIRRPGITLGVSFTVLASAVALVPMIGTEFMPPLDEGAIAINAVRLPNASLDGSARVAGLIEQRLQKFSEIEAVISKTGRAEVSEDPMGPEQTDVFIMLKPRRQWKSDRNKEALVEAIQKDLAVIPGLRYSFSQPIALRVNELISGVKSDLAVKVFGPDLEVLKQFSDRIAPAMQSIEGCQDVKIEQISGMNQVNVVIDRSAVARYGINVADVNEAIETAVAGKVAGTLIEGQRRFAIVVRYPAAAREDIPQIERLLIPAPNGVRVPLGQFAKIEMVEAPAQISRENGIRRVVVEANIRGRDLGGFVRDVQASIAPLIKELPPGYFVDYGGQFENQQRAMRQLSLVLPVALILILVFLYLALDSVTHSLLVLLNLPFALVGGVIAVVAFQIPLSVSAAVAFIVLLGIAVQNGVILVAFFRQLRERGRSVSETVREGCKLRFRPLLMTALTSFIGHLPMLYATGSGADIQKPLAIVVMGGLITSTLLTLIVLPTLYHLLNKRTETH; the protein is encoded by the coding sequence ATGTTTGACAAATTCATTCAAGTTATCCTGCAACAGCGGTTGCTGATCATTCTCGGCACGGTCTTACTTGCTTTTCTCGGGATACTGGCCTGGAAACAGCTCCCCATCGATGCCTTTCCTGACGTTACCAATGTGCAGGTGATGATCCTGACCAAGGCCCCGGGGCTGGCGGCTGTGGATGTCGAAGAGCTGGTGAGTTACCCAATCGAGCAAGTCATGGGCGGACTTCCTAAAGTCAAGCAGGTGCGGTCGCTTTCCAAGGCTGAACTCTCACAGGTCGTCATCATATTTGAAGACGGTGTGGATACGTACTGGACTCGCCAGATCGTTTCAGAGCGTCTGGCCATTGCCCGTGACCGGTTGCCGCCGGGTGTTGACCCGGAGCTTGGGCCAATCAGTACGGGCCTGGGCGAAATTCTGCAATACACGGTGGAGAGCGAGAAACATGATGCCATGGAACTTCGTACCATCCAGGATTGGCTTATCGCGCCGAGGTTGAAACCCACCCCTGGCGTCAATGAGGTCAACAGTTTCGGAGGGTATGTAAAACAGTATCAGGTGCTCGTCTCCCCGGAAAAACTGATCAAATACGGGTTGACTGCGAATGAAGTGGTCGAGGCCGTGGAGCGAAACAATGCCAATGCCGCTGGTGGGATCATTGTTCGCGGATGGGAACAATTCTACCTGCGCGGAGTCGGATTATTAAAGGATCTACCTGATATTGGCAGCATCGTGTTGATGGCGCAGGATGGGACGCCTGTATTCCTGAGAGACGTCGCGGACATCACGATTGGCTCTGAACCCCGGCAGGGGGCCGTTACCCGGGACGGGAAAGGGGAGGTGGTCGCGGGTATGATCATTATGCTCAAAGGGGAGAACTCCCAGGATGTGGTGAGTCGTGTGAAGGTCGCCATCGGGAAACTGGACAGTGCTTTGCCAGAAGGGGTTCGCGTCAATGTGTTCTATGATCGGACCTCGCTGATCGATGCCTGTATTCGTACGGTTGTCGACGCCACGCTGGAAGGTGGCATTTTCGTGATACTGATACTGTTTTTATTCGTGGCCGAATTACGTACGGCACTGGTGGTTGTCTTTTCTCTGCCATTCACCTTTCTCGTCAGCTTCATTATCATGGGCTGGACCGGTTTAAGTTCCAATCTTATGAGCCTTGGTGGACTTGCGTTTTCCGTGGGTATGGTGGTGGATGCCTCGATTGTGGTGGTGGAAAATATCCGGCGGCATCTCGCGGAAAAGCATGAAGGTGCTGACAAGCGGCAAATTGTGGTTGGAGCGGTTGTTGAGGTCGCGCGACCTGTGGCCTTCTCGGTGTTGATCATTGTGGTCATTTTGGTGCCGCTGTTCACATTACAGGGGGTCGAGGGCAAAATGTTCGCGCCCATGGCGTTTACCATGTTGATTGCGTTACTGGTATCATTGGCCGTGGCCCTGACGGTTATTCCGGTCATCTCGGCTTCCGTGCTGAAACTGGCTCCGGAAAAAGAGTTCAAGATCATCCGTCGGCTTCACGAGTGGTATCTCAGGGTGTTGGAGCGTGCGATCAGGCGGCCAGGTATTACTCTGGGAGTCTCCTTTACCGTATTGGCCTCCGCGGTGGCACTGGTGCCGATGATCGGAACCGAGTTCATGCCTCCGCTGGATGAAGGCGCCATTGCCATTAATGCGGTTCGTCTGCCCAATGCTTCTCTGGATGGTTCCGCGCGCGTGGCAGGTCTGATCGAGCAACGCCTGCAGAAATTTTCCGAGATCGAAGCGGTGATTAGTAAAACCGGACGAGCGGAGGTTTCAGAGGATCCCATGGGGCCCGAACAAACGGACGTTTTCATCATGCTGAAACCGCGCCGCCAATGGAAAAGTGACCGTAACAAGGAAGCCCTTGTTGAGGCGATACAAAAGGATTTAGCGGTGATTCCCGGACTCCGATATTCGTTTTCGCAACCGATTGCCCTGCGGGTCAATGAGCTTATTTCCGGTGTAAAAAGTGATTTGGCGGTAAAGGTATTCGGCCCGGATCTTGAGGTACTGAAGCAGTTTTCAGATCGTATTGCGCCGGCGATGCAGTCGATTGAAGGCTGCCAGGATGTGAAAATCGAGCAGATATCGGGCATGAATCAGGTCAATGTTGTCATTGATCGAAGCGCCGTGGCTCGTTACGGGATCAATGTGGCGGACGTGAATGAGGCGATAGAGACGGCCGTGGCTGGCAAAGTAGCCGGGACCCTGATTGAAGGGCAGCGTCGGTTTGCCATCGTTGTCCGATATCCGGCAGCGGCACGCGAGGACATTCCGCAAATAGAGCGGCTACTTATCCCGGCACCGAATGGGGTGCGGGTTCCGCTGGGACAGTTCGCGAAAATAGAGATGGTTGAAGCGCCTGCGCAAATCAGCCGTGAAAACGGTATCAGACGAGTAGTCGTTGAGGCTAATATACGGGGGCGGGATCTGGGCGGCTTTGTCCGGGATGTGCAGGCCAGTATTGCGCCATTGATAAAAGAATTGCCGCCGGGGTACTTTGTGGACTATGGCGGACAGTTTGAGAATCAGCAACGGGCTATGCGTCAGCTTTCCCTGGTACTACCGGTGGCACTCATCCTCATTCTAGTTTTTCTCTATCTTGCGCTGGATTCCGTGACCCATTCGCTTTTGGTGCTTCTAAATCTGCCCTTCGCGCTGGTTGGCGGTGTGATCGCGGTAGTGGCTTTCCAGATTCCTCTTTCTGTTTCAGCAGCCGTTGCGTTTATTGTATTGCTTGGTATCGCAGTTCAGAACGGCGTCATTCTGGTTGCCTTTTTCAGGCAACTTCGTGAGCGGGGTCGTTCGGTATCCGAGACGGTTCGTGAGGGCTGTAAACTTCGATTCCGGCCACTGCTGATGACCGCGTTGACGAGTTTTATCGGTCATTTGCCCATGCTTTATGCCACCGGGTCTGGCGCGGATATTCAGAAGCCTCTGGCCATTGTGGTCATGGGTGGGTTGATCACTTCGACGCTTCTGACGCTGATTGTGTTGCCGACCCTCTATCATCTTCTTAACAAGAGGACGGAAACTCATTAG
- the pcnB gene encoding polynucleotide adenylyltransferase PcnB, with the protein MEPVIVKRSDHTLSRQNISPEALKVLYGLKEAGYISYIAGGGVRDLLLGRQPKDFDVVTDATPNEIRKIFRNSRLIGRRFRLAHVFFGRDKIIEVATFRANQPPEPEAIDSSDDSADPSENFEPLFAPATPHHVRREDGLIVRDNLFGSPEEDALRRDFTVNALFYDIRDYSLIDYVGGLEDLKGRVIRFIGEPGVRCVEDPVRMVRAIRFAAMLDFSIAPGTAQAIRESYETLATSNRSRLYEEVQKLFFCKAAQRAYELLREFRLYEMLFPDLGLWLGPGKGTPQCKRISAALKQVDEWRLAGRDVTPALLFALMFGGMHESRAGEMAKEGHHHGLALHSVTMDHFGGLTERVQVPKTVRYRTAEILASQPRLTADHGRRAVPLASRAFFPEAVAYLEFMVRLTGENQQALDRVLDLPWQPRHERYGHDEVSEDGGTVRPRRRGRRGKVFRERRDGTFGPQETSGGSALVT; encoded by the coding sequence GTGGAACCTGTCATTGTTAAACGTTCAGATCATACCTTAAGCCGCCAGAACATCAGTCCTGAAGCTCTTAAAGTGCTCTATGGCCTCAAGGAGGCTGGTTATATTTCCTACATCGCTGGGGGAGGGGTACGTGATTTGCTTTTGGGGCGGCAACCCAAGGATTTTGATGTCGTCACGGATGCCACCCCAAATGAGATCCGGAAAATTTTCAGAAACAGCCGGTTGATCGGGCGCCGTTTTAGGTTGGCCCATGTTTTTTTCGGGCGTGATAAAATCATTGAAGTGGCCACCTTCCGTGCCAACCAGCCACCTGAGCCAGAGGCTATCGATTCGTCTGATGACTCTGCTGATCCCTCGGAAAATTTCGAGCCACTCTTTGCTCCGGCGACCCCGCATCATGTCCGGCGGGAAGACGGGTTGATTGTCCGGGATAATCTTTTTGGATCTCCTGAGGAAGATGCCCTGCGACGCGATTTTACCGTGAATGCATTATTTTATGACATTCGTGATTATTCACTGATTGATTATGTGGGCGGGTTGGAAGATCTGAAAGGTCGGGTAATTCGTTTTATTGGTGAGCCTGGAGTGCGATGTGTGGAAGATCCCGTACGGATGGTGCGTGCGATCCGATTTGCCGCGATGCTTGATTTTTCCATTGCTCCGGGTACAGCCCAGGCGATACGGGAAAGCTATGAGACGCTGGCGACATCTAACCGCTCACGTCTGTACGAAGAAGTTCAGAAACTTTTCTTTTGTAAAGCGGCGCAACGTGCCTATGAGCTTTTGCGTGAATTCAGGCTCTATGAAATGCTTTTCCCTGACCTCGGGTTGTGGCTTGGCCCCGGAAAAGGTACGCCGCAGTGTAAGCGGATCAGTGCGGCGCTCAAGCAGGTTGACGAATGGCGGCTGGCGGGCAGGGATGTAACGCCAGCTCTTCTATTTGCCCTGATGTTTGGGGGGATGCATGAGTCGCGCGCCGGTGAAATGGCCAAAGAGGGGCATCATCACGGCTTGGCACTTCATTCGGTGACCATGGATCATTTCGGGGGACTGACGGAGCGTGTTCAGGTTCCCAAAACGGTACGTTACAGAACCGCTGAGATTCTGGCCTCACAACCGCGATTGACGGCAGATCATGGACGCCGTGCCGTGCCATTGGCTTCCCGTGCATTTTTTCCGGAGGCGGTGGCTTATCTGGAATTTATGGTGCGATTGACCGGTGAAAACCAGCAGGCTCTTGATCGGGTGTTGGATCTTCCGTGGCAGCCAAGGCATGAGCGGTATGGGCATGATGAAGTCTCTGAGGATGGCGGGACCGTACGCCCTCGTCGCCGCGGACGACGGGGCAAGGTCTTCCGGGAACGACGGGATGGAACTTTTGGTCCGCAGGAAACATCGGGCGGATCGGCGCTGGTTACGTAA
- a CDS encoding class I SAM-dependent methyltransferase — protein sequence MANPVGMALSRLHCACPACDLRFIPSLFHLSPEEEYKRYLLHQNDAANTGYVKFLTVAVDCLKTHIGHLQPALPKVLDYGSGPGPVLVQLLNREGFMAIGYDPNFGDRSASDCVVTDSLTGLGLFDAVVSTEVVEHFRAPREEWAKMVSLIRPGGFLIVVTSLVVPGIDLSFWYYANDPTHITFYSESTLGHIGKQCGLSIVETNRQNWVVMRKHPAA from the coding sequence TTGGCGAATCCTGTAGGGATGGCTCTCAGTCGGCTCCATTGTGCCTGTCCTGCGTGTGATTTGCGATTTATTCCCTCCCTGTTTCACCTTTCTCCTGAAGAGGAGTATAAGCGGTATTTATTGCATCAAAATGACGCGGCGAACACCGGTTATGTTAAGTTCCTAACGGTGGCGGTCGACTGCCTGAAAACCCATATTGGTCATCTGCAGCCTGCTTTACCAAAGGTTCTCGACTATGGCTCCGGTCCGGGACCAGTCCTTGTCCAGTTGCTCAACAGGGAAGGTTTTATGGCGATTGGCTATGATCCTAATTTCGGGGATCGATCGGCCTCTGATTGCGTTGTGACCGATTCGCTGACAGGGCTGGGGCTTTTTGATGCCGTGGTGTCCACCGAAGTAGTTGAACATTTCAGAGCTCCCCGGGAAGAATGGGCAAAAATGGTTTCCCTGATTCGCCCGGGTGGTTTCCTGATCGTGGTCACGAGTTTGGTCGTACCGGGAATTGATTTGTCTTTCTGGTACTATGCCAATGACCCCACTCACATTACCTTTTACTCAGAGTCCACGCTGGGCCATATTGGCAAGCAGTGTGGGCTTTCGATCGTCGAGACGAATCGCCAGAATTGGGTCGTGATGCGTAAACACCCTGCGGCTTAA
- the aroA gene encoding 3-phosphoshikimate 1-carboxyvinyltransferase, producing MNTTIGKSITVSPCRRMSGTLAVPGDKSISHRIAMLASYACGTTTVRGFLRSEDCVTILNAMTQLGAQYEFSGDILKVTGVGGLFKAPSRVLDLGNSGTGMRLLAGLLAGQAFTSEMTGDASLRSRPMRRIADPLTKMGATVELLGDKGCAPIRITGGKLTGIEYALPVASAQVKSCVLLAALFAEGITTVTEVSPTRDHTERLLNAMGVPITVDGFRVSLKGYGVAGPRMTARSWSVPGDISSAAFWITAAACGEGHVIELPNVGWNPRRNALISVLQRMGAAITFTESSDATACECMGVIRVEGRSLRGTEVGGSEIPDLIDELPLVAVAGALAHGRTVIRDAVELRVKESDRIRSVVDNLTRMGVKVEETPDGMIIEGSARVKGGVTVDSYGDHRLPMAMSVLAMYADAPVRMDDIACVNKSYPGFWDDLRKVGGRAE from the coding sequence ATGAATACGACTATAGGCAAATCAATTACGGTCTCGCCCTGTCGGCGGATGAGCGGGACTTTGGCGGTTCCAGGTGATAAAAGCATTTCCCACCGGATCGCCATGCTGGCGTCCTATGCCTGTGGGACGACAACGGTACGTGGCTTTCTCCGGAGTGAGGATTGCGTCACTATTCTAAATGCCATGACGCAACTGGGTGCCCAGTATGAATTTTCAGGGGATATTCTTAAAGTAACCGGGGTTGGAGGCCTATTCAAAGCACCGTCACGAGTACTCGATTTGGGTAACTCTGGAACCGGTATGCGGTTGTTGGCCGGGTTACTGGCGGGGCAGGCGTTTACATCTGAGATGACAGGTGACGCCTCGTTGCGGTCGCGGCCGATGCGTCGTATTGCCGATCCCCTGACTAAAATGGGCGCAACTGTTGAGTTGCTGGGAGACAAAGGCTGTGCCCCCATTCGGATCACTGGTGGAAAATTGACGGGCATTGAATATGCGTTGCCGGTGGCATCTGCTCAGGTTAAATCCTGTGTCCTGTTAGCTGCCTTATTTGCCGAGGGCATCACGACTGTAACTGAAGTCAGTCCGACTCGTGACCATACGGAGCGGTTGCTGAATGCCATGGGGGTTCCGATAACGGTTGATGGTTTTCGGGTATCCCTGAAGGGGTATGGTGTAGCTGGCCCCAGGATGACGGCGCGTTCATGGAGTGTGCCCGGTGACATTTCGTCTGCCGCTTTTTGGATCACCGCCGCGGCCTGTGGTGAGGGCCATGTGATTGAATTACCTAACGTAGGCTGGAATCCACGGAGAAATGCGCTGATCAGCGTATTGCAACGGATGGGCGCGGCGATCACCTTTACGGAATCGTCTGATGCAACGGCTTGTGAGTGTATGGGGGTGATTCGTGTTGAAGGACGTTCTTTGCGAGGCACCGAAGTCGGAGGGAGTGAGATTCCTGACCTGATTGATGAGTTACCGCTGGTGGCTGTTGCCGGAGCTTTGGCTCACGGGCGGACGGTGATTCGCGATGCCGTTGAATTGAGGGTGAAGGAATCTGACCGGATTCGGAGTGTGGTTGATAATCTTACCCGGATGGGCGTTAAGGTTGAGGAAACCCCTGACGGGATGATTATTGAGGGGTCGGCACGGGTGAAAGGTGGGGTAACGGTGGACAGTTATGGCGATCACCGGCTTCCTATGGCGATGTCGGTTCTGGCGATGTATGCCGATGCGCCTGTGCGAATGGATGACATTGCCTGTGTGAATAAATCTTACCCGGGTTTCTGGGATGACTTAAGAAAGGTTGGCGGCCGTGCTGAATAA